TCTTGAATCCTGTCAACCAGCGCCTGCGAGCTGAAACCACCGAAGATGATGGAATGAGTAGCTCCGATTCTGGTGCAGGCAAGCATGGCAATCGCCAGTTCAGGAACCAAGGGCATGTAAAGGATCACTCGATCCCCTTTCACTACGCCGAGCCGCCTCAAAACGTTTGCGAAACGGCAAACTTCACTGTGAAGCTGCTGATAGGTTAAGGTTCTGGTTTCGCCCGGTTCACCTTCCCAAATGATGGCGGCCTTGTTCCTTCGCCAACCGGATAGATGGCGATCGAGACAATTGTAGGAAACGTTGATCTGACCTCCAATGAACCATTTCGCAAAAGGAGGCCTCCAGTCCAGAATCCTTTTCCATCTTCTAAACCATGTTAGTTCACTGGCCGCGCCCGCCCAGAACTTCTGGATGTTCTTGATGGAGGACCTGTAACTTCTTTTGTATTGTGTGAAGGATTTGACGTGCGCGTTGCGCGAAAATTCAGAGCTTGGTTTGAAGACACGCTTTTCATTTAGAATCGAAGTGATATTTGCAGTTACTTTAGGCTTGCGTTTCGCCATTCAAGTTCCCCCGCCATCAATATTGCGTTAACTCTGCAGTGATGCAAGTGGCCACCATCTCTTCCTGATGGGCGGCAGAGCGGAACCATTCCCACATGGTTTTGATGTGTTGCAGCTCCAACGGATCGGCGTCCCCTAAATCCTCTTTTTCCAGGTCATGAATTTTTTCACAAACGGAATCGAGATATCGCGTATAGGCTTCCTGAATCGAATCCGCTTTTAAGAGTCGGAAATCTCTTTTAATCAACATATTTTTGCATTCATTCAGAGTTGGCATTGCCGCATGCCACAATTCGCGCATTTGCTGGCGAAATTCCAAAGATGTTTTCCAGCCCAGAAAAGTGTCCAATATGACCAATTTGCCCTGTGGCTTCAGGTTTTTCCGGGAAAGGTTAAACAATCTTCCCCAATCTGAAATATGCCACCACGAAAAAATATCCAGGATCAAATCAAAGTGGTCTTCCGGAAAGGAATCCGGCAGCTGAGAGACTTCCAAGCGGACATTTTCGTTGAGTTGTTTTTCCTGAAGCAAACGACGCGTCTGATCCACGCGTTCCTGGCTGGAATCTACCGCTACAATCTCGCATCCGCTTTCAGCAAGCCACCCGGTAAGTGTGCCTCGTCCGCATCCTGCATCAAACACTTTTAAGCCGGGATGAATCTCAGGAGCGAGTAAACCGGTTGTGTCTTCGAAAAACAAAAATGAATCGTGCGCAACGGGTTCCAGCAACCTTCGGATGTGCGCGGTAAGGGGTCCGTACAGTAACGTCTCCTGCGAAATAGAATCCATTCATGCTCCTGCTTGTAGTGGCAGAGCATTTGCCACGCCGAACGTACTCTGCTGTAATTCGAACCGATCACAACTAGCCAGATACACTTGATCCGATATGGCAAATGCTCTGCAACTACTGTTCATAACTTATTGCTGATTGGCGGATGATAAATGATCTGAATCATATTCTGCTCCGGGTCCGCAAAATAAATGGAGCGGGCGCCGTCGCGGTGAGTTTTGGGCTCCATCGCCAGTGACACACCATTGATTTTCAAATAAGCCGCCCATGCATCCACATCTTCGGGCTTCTGAACGAGGAGTCCGAGATGGTCCAGTCGTCCCTGCGGGAGTTTTTCTTGCACTTCATGTAGAGCAAGATTGTCCGCGCTTGAAGTTAAATACAAATTTTGTGGATCGGGCTCCCATTCAACGGTAAAACCAAGAACATCCACGTAAAAGGATCGCATCAGTTTCATATCCCGAACTTTTAGTGCCAGATGGCGCAGGCCGCAAGCAGCCGGACGATTCATCTTTGGTCTGTTGCGGGCAACGCGTATGGAAAGCCGGGATAAAACTGAGTCGAGTATCTTTCCTCTATTTTTTTGCCGGCTTTCCGGAATGCCACAAACATCTTTTTGTCGACTCGTGGAGCTCTGGTTTCCCCATCGACCTGCGTTCGGCCGTGGTACACAAGCAATGTTCGTGGGAAACCGTAATCGACATAGTTGATCAGGTGAAACACAGAAGCGGATGCCATCAGGGAATGATTGCTGTAAATAAGATGATTCACTACAACAAAATCCTCTCCAACGCGCTGAGAGAACACATGTCGCAGCTGAATCACGCTCTTCTTGCCGATTTTCTGTTTCTCCCAGTAGAAGTAATCCGGCACCCGCCTGTCTCTGCCTGCAGGATAAATAGCTGCATATTCCACGACATCGGGGAAGTACGCCGTCAAATGAGCAAAAGCTTCAAGATAAGAATTCGATGGATCTCCGCCCTTCCGGTAATTCTGCACGCGGTTCAAAAGAATTTTGCGATACAGGTTTTCCAGATTTGAATCCTGCTGAATTCCGGCAATTTCTTCGCTGGTAAGGTTTAGAGTGCAACTCTGCTTGCATCCGGCCAGATCCTGCAAGTCCAACGCATCAAAAGTCAGAGGACCGAGATCCTGTAAGTCGGGTTCCGGTTTGAATTTTCCTACCGCCTGAAAATTATTAAGATTGCGGAAATTTTCGATGTACGAAAAATAGTCCCGGATGAAATAGCCCGGAACGTGGAAGACTTTTGCAGCCGTGACTCCCGATTCGCCCGGACGACCGTCTTTTAGGGATCGCATGATAAACCGGCCGTACTGCAAATCACGAATATCCCCTTTGGAAAAACCAAGCAACCGAAGGTAAGCAGGATACTCATCCGGATAAGCGGCAAACAAAGTAGAAGCAACAAGGAGGACCGTCAGAAAGCAAAACTTTCTCATCGAATTGATTATACAATGATCTCGGAGGGCTGAGCCATTTCCGATGAAACTCACGATTGGAGTGATGGGCGCATCGGCCATTGCGACTCGCGAAATTGAGCTGCTTGCTGTTGAGACGGGCCGTTGTATTGCGCGGAAAGGGGCCGTAATGATCACCGGCGCGACCACCGGTTTGCCATACGCCGCTGCCAGGGGAGCGAAGGAGGAAAAAGGCGAAGTCATTGGATTTTCCCCCGCTATCAACTGGGTGGAACATCAACGGATCGGATATCCCGCGGAATTCCACGATCTGATCATTTGCACAGGTCTAACTTCGCACGGTAGAAATCTTTTGAATGTTAGAGCAAGCCATGGTCTGGTTTTTGTGGGCGGCAGCATGGGCGCGCTCAACGAATTCACGATCGCTTACGATGAAAACAAAGTCATCGGCATCCTGGAGGGAACGGGTGGCTTTTGCAATCATCTTCAAGACTGGATGCTGCATCTCAACAAACCGGGCAATCGCGCTGTTCTTATCCACCGCAAGGATCCTGAAAAGCTTGTGGATGATGTGTTTGAAGCAATTCGAGACCGCGCCGATGAACTCGGACTGTGAACAATGCAAAAACAGCGGACTCACTTCGCGGCAGGTGACTACCTGACCAGGTATCCGGAAGGACACCACTACAAACTGCGAATCGATGCGCCTTTCGAAAAGCCCGGTTGGAAATCGCGCAGCTTTTCGCCAACAGGACAATCCATCTTTCCCGGTAGCGCGATTGAATTTGAAGGGAGCTATTACGAAATCGTTTTTCAGGATTATGAACCGGGCCCTCCCCTTCAAATTTGTTATTACCTGAATCCGTGGGAGGAACGCTTTCCCATCCGTTTGCAATTTCATTACAACAAGGAAGAATGCAGAAACACCGCTCGCGCTCGTCGAAACCAGATCAAAAGCAACCGGCAAAACGTCCTTCTGACTTTGTTCTCCCCTCTAGTGGGAATGTTGCCCGCTGAGGATCAGATCAGAATCGCAAATCGTTTCGGAATATCAGCCACGCAAATGACTTTCTTCTCAGCGTTGATCCTTCTGCCTCCCTCAGCTTTTTGCATCCTCTTCTTCGCAGCAAACTGGTTTGGAAAGGTACCTTTCCCGGGACCTCCCTCGATCCACTGGATTTATCCGTTCGGTTTCTATTTTTTTTCGGAATCACTTCTCCGGATGTTGACCGCAAGCAAATTGGATGAACCTGTCGGCTCTTTGTTTGTTTCGCTCCCCATCCTGTCCTGGCGTTCGATTCGCCAGATCTTTGATCCGAACTCTGCGCAAAGAAATCTGGAGAATTTGAGACCCATCGACGACAGACAACGTTCCCTTCTGGCGAACGCACGCGACGAAGTCATCCCTGCAGAAAATGAAGCCTATGATTTGGAAGTACTGTCTGTCCTGCCCAAAAATCATTGGAATCCTCGAATCGGAATCGGCATCAATGGAGCATGGTACGGACTTGTAGAGACTGACAAAATAAAACATGGAAAAAACATTCACTACCGATTCCGCTTGAAAAAAGCCCCGGAAGGCACCTGGTTTTCTTCCGTGATTGAGTATAACCCCGACGAAGTTCAGCTGATGTATCTGGCAACGCGTAAAACAGATTTAAAAACATGGGTCGATACGTTCGCTGTGCTGTGGGGACTCTTGAGTCGAGAAGATCAGGAACGTCTAGAAAACCTATACGATTTCGATTCCATGAAATTCAGCAGGCTGACGATTGTTGCGATTGGCATCCTCGCGTTTGCCAACCTGGGAGTCTCGTTAATGAATCTGCTCACCGGACTTGGCAGGGCGCTGGACGCATGGCTACTGCTCCTTTCCGGTTTTTTCCTGTTCGAGACCTTTTCTCGATGGAAGGACTTGAGGGCCGGACAGCCAAGCGGAAGCGTACTCGGCGTGTTCGTTCGTCCTTTCGCCCGCAAACTGCTCCAGGGCCCCTAAGATTCTAAAACTACTATACATTTAGTTCTAATCTGTTAGTAGCGTCAGGAAATTGACCCCCTTTTGAGCGGGTGATATAATCCGCAAACACTTGTTAGGAGGAGGACTGGCCCATGAACAAACAGGACCTGATTGGGCGGATTGCCAAAGACGCGCGTTTGTCAAAAACGACTGCCGGAAAGGCTCTTGATGCGACTCTCCAGACGATAACCGAAGCTCTGAAGAAGCGTCAAAGCGTGACGCTCGTTGGATTTGGAACCTTTACGACAGCAGAGAGAAAAGCAAGAACAGGACGCGACCCTCAGACCAAAAAGGAAATCAGAATACCGGCT
This portion of the bacterium genome encodes:
- a CDS encoding AMP-binding protein, yielding MAKRKPKVTANITSILNEKRVFKPSSEFSRNAHVKSFTQYKRSYRSSIKNIQKFWAGAASELTWFRRWKRILDWRPPFAKWFIGGQINVSYNCLDRHLSGWRRNKAAIIWEGEPGETRTLTYQQLHSEVCRFANVLRRLGVVKGDRVILYMPLVPELAIAMLACTRIGATHSIIFGGFSSQALVDRIQ
- a CDS encoding methyltransferase domain-containing protein, with product MDSISQETLLYGPLTAHIRRLLEPVAHDSFLFFEDTTGLLAPEIHPGLKVFDAGCGRGTLTGWLAESGCEIVAVDSSQERVDQTRRLLQEKQLNENVRLEVSQLPDSFPEDHFDLILDIFSWWHISDWGRLFNLSRKNLKPQGKLVILDTFLGWKTSLEFRQQMRELWHAAMPTLNECKNMLIKRDFRLLKADSIQEAYTRYLDSVCEKIHDLEKEDLGDADPLELQHIKTMWEWFRSAAHQEEMVATCITAELTQY
- a CDS encoding VOC family protein; translated protein: MKLMRSFYVDVLGFTVEWEPDPQNLYLTSSADNLALHEVQEKLPQGRLDHLGLLVQKPEDVDAWAAYLKINGVSLAMEPKTHRDGARSIYFADPEQNMIQIIYHPPISNKL
- a CDS encoding HU family DNA-binding protein, which translates into the protein MNKQDLIGRIAKDARLSKTTAGKALDATLQTITEALKKRQSVTLVGFGTFTTAERKARTGRDPQTKKEIRIPAKMVPKFRAGKALKAAVYKK